A single window of Colletotrichum destructivum chromosome 9, complete sequence DNA harbors:
- a CDS encoding Putative glycoside hydrolase family 47, six-hairpin glycosidase-like superfamily: MITIRRRRPARLPIYLVIALTLLFLWHTGLPVGWGTGDIIYNGIHYRKSGYDWGSLTLEYPLEKPLRTPPAGTPRDLPQVQYDFDGGSSSSSSKNSRGEKKKSKKLSHDEDRDQERGKQIESRRAAVVHAFRRSWASYVDHAWTWDELTPVSGRGKNTFGGWAATMVDGLDSLWIMGMHDDFRRAVRAVAQLDWSNTTETAANMFETTIRHLGGLIGAYDLSGEPALLAKAVELGDMLYMGFDTPNRMPPFWFKFSDAKYGRQKVGERESSAAGCSLSMEFTRLSQLTGDPKYYDATERVKEFLVKTQDKSKLPGMWPMFMNYREEKVDDSSFSIGAQADSLYEYLPKMHALLGGLDDEYEKLTSSSFDAIDKHILFRPILPNVTDILVPGNAFAHATSVDLTPEAQHLGCFAGAMYGLAGKLLGRNSYVTIGEKISRGCAWAYKVFPTGIMPEIMTFHHCAEPDHGACEWDEKKHGRPGVPGGVKQVRDGRYMLRPEAIESIFYMYRITGDDEWRDVAWDMFQAIQRATETPLAYSAIDNVNVQPGDTTKTDSMESFWFAETLKYFYLIFSPPDVLSLDDWVLNTEAHPFKRPKRMDHVETEAEIRGQSK; this comes from the coding sequence ATGATCACCatccgccggcgccgccccgCGAGGCTACCCATCTACCTGGTCATCGCCCTAACGTTGCTATTCCTCTGGCATACCGGCCTTCCCGTTGGCTGGGGCACCGGCGACATCATCTACAACGGCATCCACTACCGCAAGTCGGGCTACGACTGGGGCAGCTTGACCCTCGAATATCCGCTCGAAAAGCCGCTGAGAACCCCGCCGGCTGGCACTCCTCGCGACCTCCCGCAAGTCCAATACGACTTTGAcgggggcagcagcagcagcagcagcaagaacAGTCggggagaaaagaagaagagcaagaaaCTATCCCACGACGAGGACCGCGACCAGGAAAGGGGAAAGCAGATCGAGTCGAGAAGGGCAGCCGTGGTCCACGCCTTCCGACGGAGCTGGGCCAGCTATGTTGACCACGCATGGACGTGGGACGAGCTGACACCTGTGTCTGGCCGTGGCAAGAACACTTTCGGCGGCTGGGCGGCCACCAtggtcgacggcctcgactcGCTGTGGATCATGGGAATGCACGACGACTTCCGCCGCGCTGTTCGCGCCGTCGCCCAACTCGACTGGTCCAACACCaccgagaccgccgccaacaTGTTCGAGACGACCATTCGTCATCTGGGTGGTCTCATCGGCGCCTACGACCTGAGCGGCGAGCCGGCCTTGCTGGCCAAGGCCGTGGAGTTGGGCGACATGCTGTACATGGGCTTCGACACCCCGAACCGCATGCCACCCTTTTGGTTCAAGTTCTCGGATGCCAAGTATGGCAGGCAGAAGGTTGGCGAGCGCgagtcctcggccgcggGATGCTCGCTGTCCATGGAATTTACCCGCCTATCCCAGCTGACGGGTGACCCGAAATACTACGACGCGACCGAGCGTGTGAAAGAGTTCCTCGTCAAGACGCAGGACAAGAGCAAACTGCCCGGTATGTGGCCCATGTTCATGAACTACCGtgaggagaaggtcgacgACAGCTCCTTCAGCATTGGCGCGCAGGCGGATTCTCTATACGAGTACCTTCCTAAGATGCACGCactgctcggcggcctcgacgacgagtaTGAAAAGCTCACCAGTAGCTCGTTCGATGCCATCGACAAGCACATCCTCTTCCGCCCCATCCTGCCCAACGTGACCGACATTCTCGTCCCGGGCAATGCCTTTGCCCACGCGACCTCGGTCGACCTGACGCCCGAGGCCCAGCACCTTGGCTGCTTTGCTGGCGCCATgtacggcctcgccggcaagctTCTGGGCCGGAACTCGTACGTCACTATTGGCGAGAAGATCTCGCGCGGTTGCGCCTGGGCGTACAAGGTGTTCCCCACGGGCATCATGCCCGAGATCATGACGTTCCACCATTGCGCCGAGCCGGACCACGGCGCATGCGAGTGGGACGAGAAGAAACACGGTCGCCCGGGCGTGCCGGGGGGCGTCAAGCAGGTCCGCGACGGCCGTTACATGCTTCGCCCGGAGGCCATTGAGAGCATTTTCTACATGTATCGCATCACGGGTGACGACGAGTGGCGCGACGTCGCCTGGGACATGTTTCAAGCCATCCAGCGCGCGACCGAGACGCCGCTGGCCTACTCGGCCATCGACAACGTCAACGTGCAGCCGGGCGACACGACCAAGACGGACTCGATGGAAAGCTTCTGGTTCGCCGAGACGCTCAAGTACTTCTACCTCATCTTCTCCCCGCCCGACGTCCTCAGCCTCGACGATTGGGTGCTCAACACCGAGGCGCACCCCTTCAAGCGGCCCAAGAGGATGGACCAcgtcgagaccgaggccgagattCGAGGGCAGTCCaagtag